The segment TTCGAGGTGACGGGGCCCCTGTGCGCTCGTCAGGGGATCAACCAGACGTTCTCCTCCTTCAGGTGGCGAGTGGCCGCTCCTTCAGGATACGATGGGGTCAGCAAGGATCTGAAGGACGTCTCTTCTGATACGTTTTTCACCAGGTGAGATGAGGGAAGGATCTCTCGACGCGGTTGCTAAATAAATGGGATGTATTCTGAATCATTGACTGACTGGAATaagttgataaatgtagaaaaggtatgaataagaaagaatatcttgtagaaaggtatgaatgagaaggaatatcacagtacaggagatgtatttgaccggtttcgaatatatcttcgtcagaattatattcgaaaaccggtcaaatacacatctcttgtactgtgaagacattccttctcattcatacctttctacaagatattccttctcattcataccattctacaagatattccttctcattcataccattctaCAAGTTCAAAGTTCTCGCGCATTGTCCTAAAATCACAATGAAAATCAATAACGCAATCTCTCTTTTCCAGCACTCGAAGCATAACGTTAGACAGCGTGTATTTCTCCACCGGAAGCCGCGTGCAGTGCATAGCCCGCGCGTACTCCGTGGACGGCGACGCGGGTTTGGAGTCGTCCTCGGCGCCCGTCAGCATCAACCGGGAAGGCGGTTTGTGTCCTCCGAGGTACGAGGGGACGTTCGGCGCCGATCCCTTCACGGCAAAGCTGCAGTACACAGGTGAGAGACGTCGTGGGTTTGAGTCAGATTATTGTATGCTAGTAAGGGACTTTTTCGTGTCGATGTGCCTCCGGGAATGAAAGGTAAAGATTATGGAATAACttttaaggaaagagagagagagagagagagagagagagagagagagagagagagagagagagagagagagagagagagagagagagagagagagagagagagaaatgaaaataaacaataaagtcACACTTGACAAATGTTCTGAAAAACCTCCACCGagagaataaacaataaaacacacacctacacccacacccacccacacacatccccaccccaccctcccttctcccgccccatacccacacacaaccccaccccacccttctcccgcccaccacacccacacacccccacccttctcccgccccacacccaccctcacaacccccccaccccccacacccccttacaAACCTTCCTTcagcccctcctcccaccccacacccacccacaaccctacCCCACActtctcccaccccacacccacccacaaccctacCCCACActtctcccaccccacacccacccacacaaccccccctacccttctccccccccccccacacacacacacccttacaaaccttccttcagctcctcctcccaccccacacccacccacaaccctaccccacctttctcccccccacacacaacccttctcccgccccccacccttctcccaccccccacacaatcccaccccaccccccacacccacccacacacccccttaCAAAccttccttcagctcctcctcccaCCGGAATCCCGCAGGACCCGACGACGAGGACCTCCCCAACCTGGTCCGCGTCGAGGTGGCGATTCCTCACAGGGACGGCATGATCCCCGTCCTGTCGACCCGCGCCCTCACCAACTTCGAGCTCACGCTGTCCAGGGACGGCATCAGGATAGGCAATCACCGATGCTCCAATCTGCTGGATTTCCATGAGGTAAGCGGGTCGATGTTTTTGGGGGTGGGAAAGAAGTTTTAGAgatttagagttttttttttttaattttaatttttattttctgtggAAAAGAAGTTTTAGAGATTCgaggttttttatttgttttttatttatttattttctatttttggtatattgagagaTTTATTGATTAAGCGTTTTTGCAGGAGTTTTGGGAGATGAAAACTTcttgtatgaatgaataaaaaaattgtcATAAAGGATTTTTTGTATatagaaaaaagtttttttttttttttaagtgtcacATGTTATCCTTTTCTCGTATTCAAATCTTATTACAGTAAGGATTTGAAGATGTTTCAGGGCATTTCTCCAGGCTACCATAAAAGCATGATTAGTTAACACAGCTCAAAGGAAAATCTcttagtaataagaaaaaatacgataGAATACCCAAAAATTTATTGAATTTTGTCAACAAATACAATGCAAAGACACAAAACAAAGCAGAAAACATCTCATTCTTCTATTCTTACTTAAGATTTCAGACCGTCAAAAAGACAAAGCATAACCTTAAATACATCTCTCCTTTAAATAAaactacaaaatacaaataaatagaaagaaagagagaaagaaacaaagagagaaataatatacatctgtagaaagaaagaaagaaaaaatatacatctatagaaaagaaagaaagaaggaaagaaaaaaatatacatctatagaaaatagaaagaaggaaagaatattcatctatagaaaaaaagaaaaacgaaagaaacaaagaaagaatatacaTCCATAATccataatcctttttttttttattcctctctcaccAGGTGCGAACCGAGCACGGATTTTTGACCAACGAGACCAGAACTTCCCAGCTGGTGAATGAAGTTGAGCCTTATCAGTATTCAGCTGATCTTCGAAGTCCTGCATCGCTAAGGTGAAGTTTCTCAATCTTAGGTCTCtttgtttcactttgtttcgtgattttggtgtttttttttactctatttgtttcactttgtttcgtgattttggtgtttttttttactctctttgtttcactttgtttcgtgattttggtgaagttttttttactctatttgtttcactttgtttcgtgattttggtgtttttttttttactctctttgtttcactttgtttcgtgattttggtgaagttttttactctatttgtttcactttgtttcgtgattttttttttttttttactctatttgtttcactttgtttcgtgattttggtgtttttttttactctatttgtttcactttgtttcgtgattttggtgaagttttttcttttttttttactctatttgcttcactttgtttcgtgattttggtgaagtttttttttactctatttgtttcactttgtttcgtgattttggtgaagttttttactctatttgtttcacGTTGTTTCGtgatttcggtgttttttttttactctatttgtttcactttgtttcgtgattttggtgaagttttttactctatttgtttcactttgtttcgtgattttggtgaagtttttttttactctatttgtttcactttgtttcgtgattttggtgaagtttttttttactctatttgtttcactttgtttcgtgattttggtgaagtttttttactctatttgtttcactttgtttcgtgattttggtgaagttttttttttttttttttttttactctatttgtttcactttgtttcgtgattttggttaattttttttactctctttgtttcactttgtttcgtgattttggtgtttttttttttttttactctctttgtttcaatttgtttcgtgattttggtgaagttttttttactctatttgtttcactttgtttcgtgattttggtgttttttttttactctatttgtttcactttgtttcgtgattttggtgtttttttttactctatttgtttcactttgtttcgtgattttggtgtttttttttttttttactctatttgtttcactttgtttcgtgattttggtgttttttttactctatttgtttcactttgtttcgtgattttggtggttttttactctatttatttcactttgtttcgtgattttggtgaagttttttttactctatttgtttcactttgtttcgtgattttggtgtttttttttttttactctatttgtttcactttgtttcgtgattttggtgtttttttttactctatttgtttcactttgtttcgtgattttggtgtttttttttttactctctttgtttcactttgtttcgtgattttggtgttttttttactctatttgtttcgtgattttggtgttttttttactctatttgtttcactttgtttcgtgattttggtgtttttttttactctatttgtttcactttttttcgtgattttggtgaatttttttttactctatttgtttcactttgtttcgtgattttggtgtttttttttactctatttgtttcacCTTATTTCGTGATTTTGgtgaagttttttattttttttttactctatttgcttcactttgtttcgtgattttggtgaaatttttaaatctatttgtttcattttcttcgtgATTTTGGTCgttttttactctctttgtttcattttgtttcgtgattttggtgttttttttttttactctatttgcttcactttgtttcgtgattttggtgtttttttactctatttgtttcattttcttcgtgattttggtgaatttttttttactctatttgtttcattttcttcgtgattttggtgaagtttttttttactctatttgtttcattttcttcgtgattttggtgaagtttttttttttttttttttactctatttgtttcactttgtttcgtgattttggttaatttttttttactctctttgtttcactttgtttcgtgattttggtgttttttttttttttactctctttgtttcaatttgtttcgtgattttggtgaagttttttttactctatttgtttcactttgtttcgtgattttggtgtttttttttttactctatttgtttcactttttttcgtgattttggtgaatttttttttactctatttgtttcactttgtttcgtgattttggtgtttttttttttttttttactctatttgtttcactttgtttcgtgattttggtgttttttttactctatttgtttcactttgtttcgtgattttggtggttttttactctatttatttcactttgtttcgtgattttggtgaagtttttttactctatttgtttcactttgtttcgtgattttggttttttttttttttactctatttgtttcactttgtttcgtgattttggtgtttttttttactctatttgtttcactttgtttcgtgattttggtggtttttttttttactctatttgcttcactttgtttcgtgattttttttttttttttttttttttactctatttgctTAATTTTCTTCGTGATtttggtgaattttttttttttactctatttgtttcaatttgtttcgtgattttggtgttttttttttactctatttgtttcactttgtttcgtgattttagtgtttttttactctatttgtttcactttgtttcgtgattttggtgtttttttttactatatttgtttcactttgtttcgtgattttggtgaagtttttttttaactatatttgtttcactttgtttcgtgattttggtgttttttttactctatttgtttcactttgtttcgtgattttggtgaatttttttttactctatttgtttcactttttttcgtgattttggtgaatttttttttactctatttgtttcactttgtttcgtgattttggtgttttttttactctatttgtttcactttgtttcgtgattttggtgttttttttactctatttgtttcactttgtttcgtgattttggtaaagcttttttactctctttgtttcactttgtttcgtgattttggtgttttttttttttactctatgtgcttcactttgtttcgtgattttggtgaatttttttttactctatttgctTCATTATCTTCGTGATTTTTAAATCAAATTTTTAAAGGCAAATCCAGGCCACCCCTTATCCAACCTACCCAACCCAAGCCAGCCTCATCCATCTCCAACCAACCTAAgccaaccccatcccacccctacaCCGTCCCAACCCCACCTCAACCTAACACACCCACctcaatccaacccaacccacccctaccccatctccaacccacccctaccctatccccaacccacccctaccccaacccaaccccaccccaacccacccacctccaaCCAACCCACCtaacccatccccaaccccaacccatccccaccccaaccctcccctaccccacctccaaccaaccaaccccacccacccctaccccatccccaacccaaccccacctccaaccccaacctcaacccacctccaacccaacccccaacccacctccaacccaaccccaaccaaccccaactCTAACAacacttttttccccccaaatgaCAACAGATTCTACCGCGCCCTGGATCTGGAGTCCTGCCTCTGGCGTTGGGTCGCTTACTACACCATGTCCGAGTTGGTGACGCAGTGTGGAGGCGTCACCACGACCGACGGCCAGGTTTTAGACGTCGTGCAGAGTTACGTCAGCGTCGCCGTCCCTCTCTACGTCTCTTACATCTTCCACTCTCCCGTGGCTACAGGAGGCTGGCAACACACCGATCTCACGACGCATCTTCGGTTTGTGGTCGTCGCTTTGTGTGGGATAagatgggatattttttttttgagaaactcTCTTGTGGAATTGTTATTTATTTCGTAAATTAGTTTTTTTGAGAAACTCTTCAGTggatttgttatttatttcgtaaattattattttttttagctaaCTCTTCAGTGGCTTTGTTATTCATTTCGTAAAATAGTTTTGCTTTGTGAGAGTAAAAAAAGACTGTTCTTAAATAATAGTTGAAATTACGAATATCAAATGTATTTACGTTCACTGGTTAGGTCTGCTTATCATAGATCAAAGTTATgctgagaaaatgaatgaaagagagagaggaggagaaggagaaggagaggagaaggagaaggagaaggagaaggagaggagaaggaggagaaagagaaagagaaagagaaagagaaagagaaagagaaagagaaaaagaaagagaaagagaaagaaaaagaaaaagagaaagatagaaagaaagaaaaaaaaacaaaaagccaaacagtCAGAGACCCTAACACCCCCAAAACCACCCGCAAAACACCCAAACCCACGACCCTAacccccttaaccctttctcCAACCCCCACAGGCTGAGCTTCGTCTACGACACCTCCATCCTCTGGCACCAAGGGATAGGAGCCCCCGCGACCAGTGAGCTCGACGGCCACCTCTATCCAACGGCCATgaggataagggaggatgggCGACTGGTGGTGTCCTTCCGTACTGAAgcgaggtaggaaggagggagagggagggagggagagggagagggagggaaagagggagggagagagagagagggagagggagggagggtagggagggatagtagggagagggagggatggagggtgggtggatgggtgggtgagtgggtgggtgggtgggtgggtgggagagagagagagagagggagggaaggaaggagagagagggagggaggtagggagggagggagagggagggagggagagagggagggagggaggagagagggagggagagggagagagagggagagagagagaaatagatagatagatagatagatagatagatagatagatagagagagaggggggagagaaagagagagagaggtttgagttagaaaagtgtttttttatgatgGTGGGTGATTGAAAAATTCAATGTTAATTAAGGATGTTAAAGATAAGTATCTGATGGTAAGAATGCCAGTCTTACTGATGTTAAGgatgatacacacgcacacacacacacacacacacgcacacacacacacacacacacacacacacacacacacacacacacacacactcacacacacacacacaaacacacacacacccccccacccacccacacacacacactcactctcactctcactcacacacacgcacacacacacacacacacacacacacacacacacacacacacacacacacactcacgcccacacacacacaaatacatgagaCATTcacaacaatataaaaaaaactcacTTGTCCCCTTTTCGTCCTAAGATTTCGCGGAATTTTCGTGAAGACGCACAAAGCCGTGACCCAGCGGAGTTCCGTGACCTCTGAGCAGCACCCTGACCTGACCTTCACCCTCGAGCTGCTGAGGTCACAGCCGACCTACGCGCAGCCGGAACAGCAGTGGCAGTTTGTGTCGGATCTCGCGGTGGGTGCAGCTGTTCTGTTGTTTGGAAATCTTAgtaattttgcttttattttaatgTCAAGTGGTATGGGGGTTATAGTGTTAGGGTTGGACGATTcggttattatggtcattatgctattgttattgttattatcgtactgatatcgttattagcattacttTCTTACATCACTATTAGccttacaatcatcatcattactctaatCACTCCTTTATGCATACTTTGCACATAAAAGCATATTTTATATTCAATTTGTTATATAGATttaatacatctatttatatatcaactAAGTGGAGGACGAAACAGATCCTTATCTGGTGCAGTGGTTATCGTGTtgatctagcaatcttgcggacctgcgttcgatcccacgcgcggccagtggatggtcaccccggccattccttgcacaccgggggagatttagaagcaaaaaaaaaaaaaaaaaaaaaaaaaaaaaaaaaaaaaaaaaaaagttagcccGCTGTTGCATATCAAGGAAGAGATTGTTTAAGTTGCGTCGTGAAGGAATAATTATCGCTGTGCAATCTAATGGAAGGCCATTTTTAATTAAGGGGGATGAAATCTGTAACAACAAATAATacccactgtaacaaatggaattgaaacgaaatcttaatcttaatcttatccacctcctctctcctccttcttcaggtACGCGACTACAGCGGAAAGTACAAGGTCCTCCTCGTTCCCTGCACGGTGACCGAGGACGTGGCCTACTCGCTCCCTCTCCTGTGCAACCCTCGGGATCCTGTCGAGTTCGACCTGCAGGTAGGGTGGTCTTTGTGAggtccttttcttattattcttttattatcactttttttcccttttttttattatcattgtttttttcccttccttttttatcattgtttttttcttttatttttttattatcattgttgttttccttttctttttattatcattgttgttttccttttattttttattatcattgtgttttttatattcttcacacgtcgatttatttttgtttgtggggATTTTATGGGAGTTGGAAGTGGTAGGAAAAAAgttgagatttttctttttatttttttatttattattattattgttattattattattattattattattattattattattattattattattattattaattatctttttatttattattatcagtattattatcattatcattattattattattattttagataatCGTTAATACTGAAAATCAACCtgccaacccacccacccacttaatCTAACCGCCCCTGAACCTACTATCCCACTCACTAACCAACTCATTCACCCACCAACCTACCACCCACTCAACtataccacccacccaccaaccaatccacccatccacccaccaacctttcacccacccacccaccaacccacccacttaaccttccacccacccaccactcaAACtttcccacctatccacccattcaaccttccacccaccccacccacccaccaacccacacaacatactacccacccatccacccacctacccaccccccccactcacccccacaacccaccccccacctacccacctttcacccaccaacccacccaccccacccctcatacacccaccccccccctcaacccactCAACctttcacccaccaacccactcaaTCTCaaaccaccttctccctccctcaggtGCGCTTCCAGCAGGTGTCCGACCCCGTCCCCGAAGAGTTCACGCTTAGCACTATCTTCCACCTGATGCGCAGAAGGGAGCTCTGGCTGTCGGACCTCACCACGGACTTCGACACCGAGTCCGATGTCTCTTTTTATCCCggttcgtgtttgtttttgtgttgatgtcatcctccttctccttctccgttttctctctttttttcttctttttcattttttttcttgttcttcttcttcttctccttctctttctccttcttcttcttctcctcctcctcttccttcttcttcttcttcttcttcttctacttcttcttcttctcctcctcttccccttctttcctttcttcttctttcttcttctcctccttcttttatcttatttattattattttttgtattatttctgtTTGCTACTGTTGATTAATATCATTTTGATGTCATTGCAATGGAATTCTTACAAAGAAATATAATCTGTTCTTTAAGGAATAAttatactctccctttctctctccttctctctatctctctcccctccctctctctctctctcccctctctctctcttcctccccctctctctctctcccctccctccccccctctctcccttcccactctctgtctctccttccccccctctctctttttttttttatatatatttcattcatctattcatttaccgCCCACTAACTACCCTCAGGCGAGCGCATCTATGGGCGCGTGATGATCAACCCGGTACAGGCTTTGGGCGTCGGTTTCCACGTGACGCTGGAGAAGTGTTTCATCTGCACGGGCGTAGACGGGTACGTGCCCAAGTACAACCCGGGCACGGAGGAGTACGGCTGCGTGGCGGACTCACCCAACCTCCTCCACAACTTCAAGATCATTGTGAGTCCCTCGTGGGCGTGATGGGGGGTGGTTTTAAGGTGGGCGGGAAGGGGTGGGTCTGTTCTTTAGAATTCGTCGTTGGGTTTGGATTTCGTATCCGCTTTCTCGGCGTGTTGAAGAATACCTGAAAATATACGATAAAtacggaaaaaaacgaaaacaaaaaaacactaccATTACCATATACCACTACCATTGCCACATAATTATGAGGACTCAACTTTCCCATAAATGAGGACTCAAATtgtcttatttttccttccttttcccgccTTCCCAGGACAAAGGAGCCCCCGACTCCGTCAAATTCGAGTACCAAGGAAAAGCCTTCAATGCCCGCCTTGCTGCCGACGACGGGGAGCCTGACGTCATCGGCCTCCTGAACCAACCCGGTGCCGATGGCTTCTCGCTGGATTCAAGCCCACTGTTCGAGGTACTTTGGGGGTTCGATTCCTTATTCGTGGCGTTTAGTATAGATGCGGTGAATTTCCTTCGATTCCTTATTCGTATTAGTATAGATGCGGTGAATTTCCTTCGATTCCTTATTCGTATTAGTATAGATGCGGTGAATTTCCTTCGATTCCTTCCTTATTCGTAGTTAGTATAGATGCGGTGAATTTCCTTCGATTCCTTATTCGTATTAGTATAGATGCGGTGAATTTCCTTCGATGCCTTATTCTTAGAGTGTCTGGTATTGACGCCGCGaatcttattatcatatatttcaaaGGAAGATTTGAGCCAAAGTGATAACGCACCGAggtttattcattcctttatttctttattaatattattataatcataattattatttatataatctgATCGTGGGTCAAGGGCGAACTAATCACGTGACCTCGAACCGCAGGTCGCGTACGGGCGCCAGTGGTTCGTCCACTGCATCTACACGGTGCGCTCCGAGGAAAACGCCGCCCGTGGGATAGGCAAGAGAGACGTGACGAGCCAGGGGCGCCTCCACCACGCCGTCGCCGCCTTCGCCTCTCCTCAGGGGGCTTCGAGGAGGGCCAGGAGAGCCAGGAGAGCCAGCCAGGAGCCACGGGCGGGGGACAACGGGCGCGGGACCAACATGCACAGGCTGTCGCTACGGAACAGGCCAGCGGGGAGCCTCGAGCCCGGAGTCACAGGCGAGGTCAGTCCTTTTATGCCGCACGGACACAGCGCGACCGAGTGTCCGTggtcgcgcgctctctctctctctctctgtctgtctgtctctgtctctgtctctgtctctgtctctgtctctgtctctgtctctgtctctgtctctgtctctgtctctctctctctctctctctctctctctctctctctctctctctctctctctctctctctccctctctccctccctatctacctctctctccctccttatctccctctccctccctccctctctccctatctctccctcctccattcaaaCACTAATTTGTCTGATAACTTGTGCTTTTACTTCTTAGGCCAATTAATGCATGGTAAAGTCAAGTAAAACAATTAATAGTCTGTATATCCTACCGAAAGAGATTTACAATATATTTCAGTCTAGATTCGAATTCACTGGAACTTCGTATTGACAATTCAACAAAAAGTTTCTCTTGTGTATTTCACGTGTGTATATCAATAAACATGTTATCATTTACCCACCAGTCTATCAACAATAACGAAACGATACTTCAAGCattcacaaaataataaaaaaaacaaatcattcACTGAATAATAAACACTCCAAAAACCTTTTCAggattccccttttcctctcgtgCCCTTACTGGTGGCACTGGCTTGTGTGGTGGCAGCGGGAAGCGTAGCGGCGGCGGTGGTGTTGGCAAGAAGACGCCAGGGGAAGATTCTCCCCCCGGGGTACATGACCGTGGCTGGAAATGGCACCTCTGCCACCAACAGGCACCGTGGCACTGTGGATCCCCGTTATTACCACACTCACGAGGATAATACTGAGGTGTAGGGACGTCgtggcgtgtgtctgtgtattcctTTTTAGTGGTGTcggatgtgggagggaaggagggtgtgtgtgtgtgtgtgtgtgtgtgtgtgtgtgtgtgtgtgtgtgtgtgtgtttgtgtgtgtgtgtgtgtgtgtgtgtgtgtgtgtgtgtgtgtgtgtgtgtgtgtgtgagagagagagagagagagagagagagagagagagagagagagagagagagagagagagagagagagagagagagagagagagagagagagagagagagagagaaagaaagaatgacagagagtgagagaagggagagtataATTATTCACTAAAGAacagattattatttctttgcaATTATATCAcggcgaaagaaaaataaatatagtgAGAAATACATTAAAAACAGTACATGGTTCCTAAGTATAACACGCAAACGAAAGAAGTGACATTCACTATTCTCAATAACCTGCaacaaagaaattgagagagataaaagaaaagaaaagaaagaaagaaagaaagaaagaaagaaagaaaataaatggaaaaaaaaatcaatggagTGGTTGTGGTCCGTACCGacgaaagacaataataataaaacaaacagacagacaaaaagacgaaATAGACGacgtggaataaaaaaaataaagaaggaaaggagaattacAAGAAATAGACTTTCAACCAAGCAAAGGTCACTGCCAGTACCGTCGTGATGTGAAAATCGATCTTAACATTACTTATCTGTCACTGCCATTTTTG is part of the Penaeus vannamei isolate JL-2024 chromosome 19, ASM4276789v1, whole genome shotgun sequence genome and harbors:
- the LOC113800496 gene encoding FRAS1-related extracellular matrix protein 2; the encoded protein is MNVVADVTFPAPPVVVSLRDYDIPYAAPLPVPGYPVICVTACDPKHPDFEVTGPLCARQGINQTFSSFRWRVAAPSGYDGVSKDLKDVSSDTFFTSTRSITLDSVYFSTGSRVQCIARAYSVDGDAGLESSSAPVSINREGGLCPPRYEGTFGADPFTAKLQYTGPDDEDLPNLVRVEVAIPHRDGMIPVLSTRALTNFELTLSRDGIRIGNHRCSNLLDFHEVRTEHGFLTNETRTSQLVNEVEPYQYSADLRSPASLRFYRALDLESCLWRWVAYYTMSELVTQCGGVTTTDGQVLDVVQSYVSVAVPLYVSYIFHSPVATGGWQHTDLTTHLRLSFVYDTSILWHQGIGAPATSELDGHLYPTAMRIREDGRLVVSFRTEARFRGIFVKTHKAVTQRSSVTSEQHPDLTFTLELLRSQPTYAQPEQQWQFVSDLAVRDYSGKYKVLLVPCTVTEDVAYSLPLLCNPRDPVEFDLQVRFQQVSDPVPEEFTLSTIFHLMRRRELWLSDLTTDFDTESDVSFYPGERIYGRVMINPVQALGVGFHVTLEKCFICTGVDGYVPKYNPGTEEYGCVADSPNLLHNFKIIDKGAPDSVKFEYQGKAFNARLAADDGEPDVIGLLNQPGADGFSLDSSPLFEVAYGRQWFVHCIYTVRSEENAARGIGKRDVTSQGRLHHAVAAFASPQGASRRARRARRASQEPRAGDNGRGTNMHRLSLRNRPAGSLEPGVTGEDSPFPLVPLLVALACVVAAGSVAAAVVLARRRQGKILPPGYMTVAGNGTSATNRHRGTVDPRYYHTHEDNTEV